A region of the Myxococcus stipitatus DSM 14675 genome:
CCATGCCCTGGAATCCCACCCGGGGTCACCCACCGGACGGTGCGGAGCGGGCCCTCCAGGCCTCCCGCGTCTGGCCCCAGAGCTCGATGGGGGTGGCCTCGAAGGGGGCCGGCAGCGCCCCGGGGCCCCTCAGGGTGGAGCCGAGCCGCCGCGCGACCTGCTGGGAGGCCACGTTGGCGGGGGTGATGGAGTGGATGACCTCCGTCCAGCCCAGGTGGTCGAAGGCCCAGTCGATGGCGGCGGTGGCCGCCTCCACGGCGTACCCCCGGCCCCAGGTCTCCCGCAGCAGGGACCACCCCACC
Encoded here:
- a CDS encoding GNAT family N-acetyltransferase, translated to MQAPGPTLHTARLTLRPMALEDFEGFVSLMSDEESARFIGGVQPRSVVWRGFTGMAGAWAVQGFSMFSVLERSTGRWVGRVGPWRPEGWPGPEVGWSLLRETWGRGYAVEAATAAIDWAFDHLGWTEVIHSITPANVASQQVARRLGSTLRGPGALPAPFEATPIELWGQTREAWRARSAPSGG